A window of Blautia argi genomic DNA:
CGGTTATTGTAGGAAAGCTGGTGGCAGGTATCACAGCCCTGATTCTTGCCAATATTCTTTCACCGAAGCTGTTATCTAAAGTACAGAGTACACAGACAGAAAGTGAAGAATAAAAGACAGACACAGGAAAAAGCCGAAAGGAGAGGTGACAGAAATGAATGTAAGTGAAGAGCTTATCCGTGAGGTAGTAAAAAGAGTTCTGGCAGAATCCGCAAAGCCGGAAGCCGAAAAAGAAGACTTTGTAAAAGAAAAAGATCCAAGCGGTATCTTAAAGATTCAGACAAGTACAGTAAAATGCGAACCCTTTGAACAGGAGGGCGTGTCCTTAAAGGATGTAGTTACTCTGGAGGAAGCCCCCAGAATGGGCTGTGGCATTATGGAACTGGATCACACCAGTTTTGAATGGACGCTGACTTATGATGAATACGATATGGTCATTGACGGTGTGTTAGAAATTGAAATTGACGGACGTGTGGTAACCGGAAATCCGGGAGATATTATCTATATTCCGAAAAACTCCCATATTCATTTCCAGACACCTTCAAAAGCCAGATACGCATACTTTGTATATCCGGCAGACTGGCAGTAAAAGGAGAGAACAGCATGGACATTCGCTTTGTACAATCTGAAGAAGAAGCGCAGCTTGCGAGAAATGTAATCACCGGTTTTCCGTCTAAAACCCCGGAGGCGCTGCTTCACAATATGGCAGGAGAATTGAAAAAGCCTGAGGAAGGGCGCTATCTGGGCTGTTTTGACGACAATGGAAATCTGATTGGTTCTTCTCTTTTAATGGATTTTGAGGTGAATGTAAGAGGAAAGCTGATGGAAATGGGAGGTACTGCCTACGTTTCCACCAACTTCCTGCACAAAAAGGAGCATGTGGCAAAGAATCTGATTCGCGTGGGTCTGGGCGCCTTTGCAAAAACGGGGAGAACCGTGGCAGCGCTGCACCCATTTAATCCCGCTTTTTACCGCAAAATGGGATTTGGTTACTGCAACGAAACCATGATGTATTCTCCAAAACCTCAGTATATCCGTTCCTATGGAGATAAATCCTGTTTGTCCTATGCAAGACCGGAGGAGGAAGAGGAAATTCTGGAATTTTACAGAAACTATGCGAAGAAAACCCATGGCGCCACCATTCATTCCTTTATGGACAGACACCGTATTTTTGATATGCCGTATGTGGTGGTGTGCAGAAGAGAAGGCAGAATCACCGGATATCTCACCTTTGAATTTGTAGAGGTAGACCATTACACAGACATGTATCATGATTTGGCTGTACGGGAACTGGTATGCGAAGATATGGAAACCATGAAACAGTTTCTCACCTTTTTTGCCTCTCAGACAGACCAGATTGAGCGGGTGCGGATTTATACTTATGAGGAAGATTTTCATATGCTCTTTACCAATCCGGACAGCGGAGAAAACCGTGCCTTTGATGGGGCGATTCAGGAAATCGGAAGAAAGAACATGGGATACATGTTTCGAATCCTGGACGTGAAGAAATATTTTGCTTTGCAGAATCACTGTGAACGCCCTGCAAGACGGGAATTCACCATGGAACTGCAGGTAGAAGACGATTTTATGGAAGAGAACAATACCAGCGTCCTCCTTCGTGTGCAGGGAGATAAGGTGCTTCTTACCAAAGACCGGGAACCTGACGTGGTGTTAAAGACCGGAATTGCAGATTTATCCTCTCTTGTCATGGGAGCCATTCCCCTGTCCTCTTTTTTATGGACAGAAAGAATGGAACTCAGTAACAGAAGCTATGGGCAGGATATTCAAAATGCCATTGGGTGGAGTGAAAAGCCAAAAAATTATACTTATTTTTAAAATGGAAGAAGCCGAAACAGGGTTGCAGTACGATAGAAAATTCGTATTGCAGCCCTGTTTTTAAAAATCCCGGGAAAACTAAGCTATACATTTACAGCAATCAATAGTATAATAGAAAGGATTACAGTGAAAAACAAAGAGATTACAGATACAGGAGGAAACGGAAAATGCTGCATGCATTCTCACGTTCAGAAGAACTATTAGGAAGGGAAGGGATTCAGAAGCTGGCAGATTCCCGGATTGCAGTCTTTGGTATCGGCGGAGTAGGCTCTTATGTGGTAGAAGCTTTGGCAAGAGCAGGAGTAGGCTCCCTGACGCTGGTGGACCATGATGAGGTAAGTCTTACAAATTTAAACAGGCAGCTGGTGGCACTGCGCTCTACCATGGGCAGAAAAAAGGTGCTAGTGGCAAAGGAAAGGATTCTGGACATTAATCGGGACGCTGTTGTTCATACCTACGATACTTTTTTTAACGGAGAAACGGCAGAGCTGTTTGATTTTACAGCCTTTGATTATGTGATTGATGCAGTAGACACCGTATCTGCCAAGCTGCTTCTGATAGAAAAGGCAAAGGAGGCCAAGGTTCCGGTGATTTCCTGTATGGGAACGGGAAACAAGTTAAATCCGTCCTGCTTTCAGATTGCAGATATCTCCAAGACCAGCGTCTGCCCTCTGGCAAAGGTTATGCGGACAGAACTGAAAAAGCGCAGAATCAAAAAGGTCAAGGTTCTGTTTTCTACAGAAACCGTGGATAAGAAAAAACGAAAAGAAGAACCCTTAGAAGTCAGAAGCGGCAGCAAAAGACCGGTTCCTGCGAGCGTGTCCTTTGTACCAGGGGTGGCAGGTCTTATGATTGCCGGAGAAGTGATTCGGGATTTGGTGTTTCAAAAATAAATAGAAGAGGTAGATAGATGGAAAATAAGATAGAAAATCGCTTTTGCAGCTGTCTGGGAAGTGATAATGTAAAATGGAAGGAACCGATGAAAAACCATACGACCTTTCGTATCGGGGGACCGGCGGATTATTACCTCTGTCCTCACAGCACAGAGGAGTTGCAAAAGGTTGTCCAGATTTGCAGAGAGGAGCATCTTCCCTTTTTCGTGCAGGGGAACGGAAGTAATCTTCTGGTCAGTGACAGGGGATACAGAGGCGTTGTGATTCAGTTATGGAAAAATTTCAGCGATATTTCCATAAAAGGAGAGCGGATTCATGTAAAAGCAGGCGCCCTTCTTTCTAAAACTGCCAAGGAGGCTATGGAAGCGGGTCTTGGGGGAATGGAAGAGGTATCCGGGATTCCGGGAACCATAGGCGGCGCTGTGATGATGAATGCAGGCGCTTACGGCGGAGAAATGAAGGATATTGTAGAATCCGTTACTGTGCTGACTCAGGAGGGCGAGCTTCTTACCCTGTCCCTGGAGGAAATGAAAATGGGATACAGAACCAGTATTGTAAAGGAAAAGGGATACATTGTGGCGTCTGCTGTGTTAAAGCTTCGCCGAGGCGATAGAAAAGCCATTCAGGAAAAGATGGACGATTATAAAGAGCGCAGAGTGAGCAAGCAGCCTCTGGATATGCCAAGCGCGGGCAGCACCTTTAAAAGACCGGAAGGATATTTTGCCGGAAAGTTGATTATGGACGCAGGGCTTCGCGGCTTTTCCATAGGCGGCGCTCAGGTGTCAGAAAAGCACTGCGGATTTGTAGTGAATAAGGGCAATGCCACAGCAAAAGATGTGTTGGATTTGATTCATGAGGTACAGCGGCAGGTAAAAGAAAAGTTTGGAGTAGAGCTTGAGCCGGAAGTGCGGTTTTTAGGAGAATTTTAGGAGGAAGTATGCGGTTTGTAATTGTAACAGGTATGTCAGGCGCGGGGAAAAGTACGGCGCTTAAAATGCTTGAGGATATGGAATATTTCTGCGTGGACAATCTGCCCGTACCCCTGATTGACAAGTTTATACAACTGGTTCGGGACGGCGGTCCCGGGGAAATTGAAAAGGTAGCCCTGGGTGTGGATATCCGAAGCGGAAAATCTCTGGACGAGCTGGTATCTGTTCTGGAAAATATTCAGATCCCGGGACTGGGAGTGGAAGTTCTCTTTCTGGACGCAGATGACGATACTCTGGTAAGGAGATATAAGGAAACAAGACGCAGCCACCCTTTGGCAGGAAATGGAAGAGTGGACGATGGTATTCGTATGGAGAGAGAAAGGCTGAGAACTCTCAAAGAATACGCAGATTATATTCTGGATACCAGTAAACTTCTTACCAGAGAGCTGAAGGCAGAGCTGGAGAAAATTTTTGTGGAAAACAGGGAATTTAAGAACCTGATGGTAACTGTGCTTTCTTTTGGGTTTAAGTATGGAATTCCCCAGGACGCAGATCTGGTATTTGACGTGCGTTTTCTGCCCAATCCATATTATCTGGAAAATCTACGCCCATTAAGCGGTAATGACGCTCCGGTGCGGGATTATGTGATGGGATTCGAACTGGCGCATACATTTTCAGATAAGCTGGAGGATATGATTCGCTTTTTGCTGCCAAACTATATTTCAGAGGGAAAGACCCAGCTGGTTATTGCAGTGGGGTGTACAGGAGGCAAGCATCGTTCCGTAACCCTTGCCAATGAATTGTATCATCGCCTGGAGGAAAATGAAGAATACGGAATCCGGGTGGAACATAGAGATATAGAAAAGGACGGGAAGAAATGTCTTTCTCCGGAAGCGTAAAAGAAGAACTGCTTCGTCATGAGGATTCTGCCAGGCATTGCCAGATTGCGGAGCTGGCTGCTATGATTGCCTTTAACGGGGAGATTGTCCGTCTTCCCTCTAAAGACATTATCCTAAGAATGTCCTCGGAAAATGAAAGTATTATAAGAAAGTGCTTTACATTACTGGGAAAAACGTTTACAATAAATGGCGAAGTTTCTATTGATGAAAAGATAGTCAGGAAAAACAACCGATTTACTATTGACATAGAAGATCCGGAAACAACTGTGAAGGTTTTGCAGGCAATTAAGGTTCTGACTGCAGACAGAAGACCGGTACACAGTGACGGGCTGGTGAGTTCTATGGTTATTCAGAAGAATTGCTGCAGACGTGCATTTTTAAGAGGGGCATTTTTATGTGCCGGCTCTATCAGCGACCCTGAGAAGTTCTATCATTTTGAAATTGTATGTACGACTCCGGCGAAGGCATTGCAGTTACAGGAAATTATTCAGTCTTTTGAAATTGACGCAAAGATAGTGAAACGTAAAAAATACCATGTTGTTTATGTAAAGGAAGGCGCACAAATTGTAGAACTTTTGGGACTTATGGGGGCAGGGGTTTCGCTTATGAATCTGGAGAATGTCAGGATTCTGAAAGGTATGCGTAACACTGTAAACAGAAAGGTCAACTGCGAAACAGCAAACATTAACAAAACGGTAAATGCCGCTGTAAAGCAGATGGAGGATATTATCTATATCCGGGACACCGTAGGTCTTCACAGACTGCCGGAAAATTTGGAAGAAACAGCTTTATTGAGATTGGAATATCCACAGGCATCATTGAAGGAACTTGGAACTTTACTGTCAATTCCTGTAGGAAAATCCGGTATTAACCACAGACTGCGGAAAATATGCAGCATAGCAGAGGAACTCAGAGGAGTCAAGGAGGAACAAATATGATTAGAAAGTCCATTACTATCGGAATCTCAAACGGTCTGGAAGCAAGACCTATCGCAATGCTGGTACAGGTAGCAAGCCAGTACACAAGCAATATTTATCTGGAAAGCG
This region includes:
- the murB gene encoding UDP-N-acetylmuramate dehydrogenase translates to MENKIENRFCSCLGSDNVKWKEPMKNHTTFRIGGPADYYLCPHSTEELQKVVQICREEHLPFFVQGNGSNLLVSDRGYRGVVIQLWKNFSDISIKGERIHVKAGALLSKTAKEAMEAGLGGMEEVSGIPGTIGGAVMMNAGAYGGEMKDIVESVTVLTQEGELLTLSLEEMKMGYRTSIVKEKGYIVASAVLKLRRGDRKAIQEKMDDYKERRVSKQPLDMPSAGSTFKRPEGYFAGKLIMDAGLRGFSIGGAQVSEKHCGFVVNKGNATAKDVLDLIHEVQRQVKEKFGVELEPEVRFLGEF
- the rapZ gene encoding RNase adapter RapZ — encoded protein: MRFVIVTGMSGAGKSTALKMLEDMEYFCVDNLPVPLIDKFIQLVRDGGPGEIEKVALGVDIRSGKSLDELVSVLENIQIPGLGVEVLFLDADDDTLVRRYKETRRSHPLAGNGRVDDGIRMERERLRTLKEYADYILDTSKLLTRELKAELEKIFVENREFKNLMVTVLSFGFKYGIPQDADLVFDVRFLPNPYYLENLRPLSGNDAPVRDYVMGFELAHTFSDKLEDMIRFLLPNYISEGKTQLVIAVGCTGGKHRSVTLANELYHRLEENEEYGIRVEHRDIEKDGKKCLSPEA
- a CDS encoding tRNA threonylcarbamoyladenosine dehydratase — its product is MLHAFSRSEELLGREGIQKLADSRIAVFGIGGVGSYVVEALARAGVGSLTLVDHDEVSLTNLNRQLVALRSTMGRKKVLVAKERILDINRDAVVHTYDTFFNGETAELFDFTAFDYVIDAVDTVSAKLLLIEKAKEAKVPVISCMGTGNKLNPSCFQIADISKTSVCPLAKVMRTELKKRRIKKVKVLFSTETVDKKKRKEEPLEVRSGSKRPVPASVSFVPGVAGLMIAGEVIRDLVFQK
- a CDS encoding GNAT family N-acetyltransferase, with protein sequence MDIRFVQSEEEAQLARNVITGFPSKTPEALLHNMAGELKKPEEGRYLGCFDDNGNLIGSSLLMDFEVNVRGKLMEMGGTAYVSTNFLHKKEHVAKNLIRVGLGAFAKTGRTVAALHPFNPAFYRKMGFGYCNETMMYSPKPQYIRSYGDKSCLSYARPEEEEEILEFYRNYAKKTHGATIHSFMDRHRIFDMPYVVVCRREGRITGYLTFEFVEVDHYTDMYHDLAVRELVCEDMETMKQFLTFFASQTDQIERVRIYTYEEDFHMLFTNPDSGENRAFDGAIQEIGRKNMGYMFRILDVKKYFALQNHCERPARREFTMELQVEDDFMEENNTSVLLRVQGDKVLLTKDREPDVVLKTGIADLSSLVMGAIPLSSFLWTERMELSNRSYGQDIQNAIGWSEKPKNYTYF
- the whiA gene encoding DNA-binding protein WhiA; the encoded protein is MSFSGSVKEELLRHEDSARHCQIAELAAMIAFNGEIVRLPSKDIILRMSSENESIIRKCFTLLGKTFTINGEVSIDEKIVRKNNRFTIDIEDPETTVKVLQAIKVLTADRRPVHSDGLVSSMVIQKNCCRRAFLRGAFLCAGSISDPEKFYHFEIVCTTPAKALQLQEIIQSFEIDAKIVKRKKYHVVYVKEGAQIVELLGLMGAGVSLMNLENVRILKGMRNTVNRKVNCETANINKTVNAAVKQMEDIIYIRDTVGLHRLPENLEETALLRLEYPQASLKELGTLLSIPVGKSGINHRLRKICSIAEELRGVKEEQI
- a CDS encoding cupin domain-containing protein, giving the protein MNVSEELIREVVKRVLAESAKPEAEKEDFVKEKDPSGILKIQTSTVKCEPFEQEGVSLKDVVTLEEAPRMGCGIMELDHTSFEWTLTYDEYDMVIDGVLEIEIDGRVVTGNPGDIIYIPKNSHIHFQTPSKARYAYFVYPADWQ